The following nucleotide sequence is from Drosophila takahashii strain IR98-3 E-12201 chromosome 3L, DtakHiC1v2, whole genome shotgun sequence.
AAATGCAGATTATTTGTATAACTCTATTGTATTTTCTGTTCATGATTTCAAAATGTATTCTGTTACTTTTATTGTAAGTGCCAGGAATAATTCTTTTGGTTTAAGCTAACTGCACCGTTTGACTTTAACAACTGAAGACTTTTTAAACGTACCtgtatcataataaaaattttctctGGCTTTGCCCTAATTTTCCCAGACTGTGCTAAGAAAACTCCACCTAAGTGGCATTCCTACGActaaatctatatatatttctccGCCTGTCCAATGCCTCATTGATCCAAGGACATAAACTTGTTGGTTTTCTTATCTCTTTGTTGAGACAAACATATTGGCAGACGCGAGCAGACATCATAGACCGACCGGCCTAGACGGGCTTAGAGGGTTAAGGTTTGAGGGTTGGGGGTTAGACGGGCAGACATGCTAACTATGGCTATGAATCAGGTTTGTATGAAAGATGAGCCAACTCGTCTCAGCATTGAGCCccaataaaactcaaacttggaGTAATTGCTTTCCGTCTGGGGAAGAGATGAAGCCGACTTCATAAAAATGCCATAACTCGACTGGTTTACCCCTTAACACTTTTTCTTGTGCATTTCTTCTGATATAAATTTACCAATTTGCCATGGCATTTGTTTTTACAGCTCCAGACGACGACGATGCGTGGATAAAGTTTATGCAAATTGCCGCGTTTGATGGTGTGCGATTTTTATATGTCCTACATCACCCTTGTGGGTGTTAAGGGGTTAAGTGACTCCACTGCACAAAATGGCTAAATGTCATACACAATGGTAATTAACCCAATTTGGCTGGCGGTGTTAATGCTGCCTATGATGATGGCTTGATGGCGTTTCGGCCCAGTCGAGCAAAACATTtgcaatggaaattaatgaacGGGGTAATAAGCGACTGGCTGCCCGCCTCTTCCCCTGGAAAAGCCACAGAAGTTGGGGAAATCCCTCCTTGTTATGCCGAGCAAATTGCCATCATGTGTTCGTGGGCGGAGGAACCTCGCCTCAATTGCAATTTGAATGGAGGAGCCGCAGCCACTTGGCCCCGATTGTTGACTGACTTTAAGTAGGGTCGATGGGCTGGCATTATGGTGCTGATGTAGTTTCTGAACATGTTAACCATGCAATTGGCAGATTACGAGCTCCCGAGGGCACTTTGCATTTGGTTATTGCACAGGAACGAAGTCTTAACAGGGACTTGGcatgaaaagtattttaagtCCAGGACAATTGCCAGCGGAAGTCaccgaaataaatattttaaataatttacaagtTTCTGTTAACCCTTCTACTGAATGCGGATTCAAGTAATAACTGACCCAAGCGATAAATTCCCTGATTAGGTGGCATAAAagcctttatttttgttatcatCATATCGAGACATTTTTAGACTGATTTTAGACCATTTAGTTACACTATCTTCATGATCTGTTCTCAACAAGTTGAAGCTTTAAGGCCTgcattacaaattaaattttttctataacAAATCCGAAATAAGTCTTCAATTGAAAGGTAAACTGAAATACAAGCCAAAAGCACTTTTGACCCCAGATAAATAATgggaataaataaagaaaaacaaactcCAATTCGACCGCATCATTGTCACTCAATTTGCCAGTCTGACATTTGAACTGTTTGAACCTTCCGAGTGGGCCAGACGTTCTAACCCAAGAAAAAACTGCAGCCATTGATTCGGCCAAAAGTAAGACTGGGGACTTAAGGCTACCACGGCAGACCAACAAGTGTGAACCTTGGGGCAGGGAGTAATTTGTAAATGTCCTTAACATGAAATCAAGACACAAAAAACTGCTTCAGGCAGCCCAAAAAAGGAGCCGCTGATCCATACATGACCTAGCCACTTCTGCCTCAAATTTCTTTCCCCCTCGatatcctttaatttttacatctTCGCCAAGTCATGAGCCTTGTCTTCGAAGCCTACGACCCAAAAAAGGCCAAAATTGGGGACCACCGCTTGGAAACTGTTgacaatttgaattttagcaATCACAGCCAGATGGCCCAAGGAATGAAAACTGcactgaaaataaatacacagGTTTTAAAATCTATATAAGCATACACAAAACGAAACAGGCTGACTTTGTAAGGAAAACTTATACATTTTACAACAcacaatatttaataaaaaattaaaaaaggataaataattttttaaaatgataaaacccatatttttcaaagtgTAAAGTAAGCGGAATACATGAAAACGTTTTcccccaaagaaaaaaaaaaatcacagtttCCACGTGCTACAAGACAAAGGATGTTGGGCAAGTTTTTCAGCAATctgcatgtaaaatatttaacacgaAATGTTTTTGTATAGTCTCCCATTTTCATTATATTTGAGCACGAATTGCTGCCTGGCCCAAGGGCTTCCAAGGGTTGTGTTTGTTGGGTCGGGAGGAAGCTGGATGGGATTATAGGGGGAGTAGGGAAACCTCCGGAGCGTGGGCTGAAAAATAATGAGCGTCATGCTGCGTCGTCTGATAAATATAGCGCACACAAATTTATATATGGGCAACAGTTGTTGATGCCATAAGCGATAAATTTTTGCCAACTCATGGCAAATTGTGAATATGCTGGGggatatgtacattagggcggtccacatttgtatggaaaattttaaggtcctactctcacccgcttatacggtgcgcattgtggtattcaaggtataccaaaagacaatttttaaaaaaatcgtgttttagggtctgcgatttggtttcaaagtttatcacccatacgcactgttgccttcgatcaaaaagtttttctgatcaaggtggcatagatatcaacaattcagttgatgttttactctccttttttttacgAATTATTTCAACGAAATTcataatcactatggacggcagtccatgtagtgacgaagcgcaccaggagagtgtgcgaaggcgactactatatatacacgaagaaatgaaaatctactgtgatggtccgatcataatgaatgatacacctatcgaaaggtatagctaaaactaacaggattgcataccaagactttaaaaaaatcaattggcttgggagagagagcggtgaaagtgaaaaagtgaaaatttcgaaatttggagctgttggggccggtggggataaatgccccctcgcaatattttagttgtattccttttgaaaatacccgtcgaatgaggggtcatttgtcaaaatccgactctccgttccaaagttatagccaaaataagattttcttcttcttcccaaaatgaaaatttaattctgtttgtcagtttgtccacttgtccacttgtccacttgtccacttgtccacttgtccacttgtccaaaatatgttttttaagttctgaaaatttgatatgacgttcatcacatcgatattaaaaacttttgttctaccacttttggaaaaacccgctagtttagcgggaaaacagctataaatagctaaaattcggaaagccgtaacttctatactactaaagctacagacttgtgctgcatctcgtttgaaaggtatttttaaatgctataaacgccttttatatgcaatttgtgtaaatgtaacagttaaaaaaatatgaacaaaagacaattttttaaaactttttttttagcttttttttatttttctcaaaaacggctctaacgattttctttaaaaccttaaactgtatagcccttgagattccttaaattttggtatataacacattactgtaaaaagtcacgtttaaaagttatttttatacgaaaatagccacttttgccagctcgaacaattaacgctccctgagtattgaattttgtgtgagggtatccgaactgcattttagggtcatggaatcagtaaatttgcacttaagagttccatataggaatcttttgttctacgacttttggaaaaagccgctactttagcgggaaaaagctaaaaatagctaaatttcgttagtttgtaagttctacactactaaaggtacagacatgtgctatacctcgattaaaaggtattttgaaatacttcaacgcctttttaacttaatttgttaaaatacaatagtttaaaaattatgattgaccaatttaaatttaaatgtatatattagctcctatgagagcaaatgtaaacaaacaaaaacttctgatatcaaataaaaacacctcttaacgaggtaaaaaactagtgacgaccgcaccttcaacatacaaaagttctgatatcaacatttgtgacgaaaaattattacactcgtcattaaatagactttctaatattttttcattcggcacgctgcaatagtaaatgcctgtaaagggaaaaaggctggaatagtttgctaggacgggccgaatgagaaaagattagaaagtctatttaatgacgagtgtaataatttttcgtcacaaatgttgatatcagaacttttgtatgttgaaggtgcggtcgtcactagttttttacctcgttaagaggtgtttttatttgatttgacaagacaagaaatgggagagcgatttttttcgaccaaattcgaactggtatacatgtcgtatgagtaattttaaagaaaactttgaagacgtttcgcaaggtctaaatctcgaaaaaaaattgttttgttttcacatacattttttgcatactttaatataccatgttaaggggtgagaaaagaatttcattttttggaccgccctaatgtacataatatatttatatgtatgcggatatatttattaaggaATGAGGCGACAATTATATGGTGCTACAGCAGGGGGTTATGTTGTTGAagtgattttctaatttaacGAGCTAATTTGAAAAGGAAGCCCTAATTCTTGATAAATCTGTTTAATAATCAAGTTGTACTTAGAATGAGaaattatcttttaaaatagaaGTGACATGTGGTTGCTTTTAAAATGTGCCACCAAAAACaaagtataatttaatttattacttacatagatgttttattatttattctgcTTACTTTATTTCGCTGTACTTCTTATTACTTGTATAGAtggattattatttattctgcTTACTTTAAATAATATCTTTGGTATGACAAATAATATAGAATAAGAATTAAACAGACCACCTAACAATGGTAAGCACGTTGTTCAACCAAAAGCTCGTGCTATTTGTTCCAAAAAGCCTTGTGTTTGCAGATGAAtttcaaagaaaataatactAACTCtcgattgttttaaattaaatacccaAAAACTTTCCACATCATAAAAGCTCTCTGCCACTAACGATTGCCTCTTCTTTTTGTTCTTCAGACAACTGTCTTTACCAAAGAAGAGTTCATGCAAACACAGATTGGCGGTTTGAAGACAAGAACTTTTAGATTTCGACCTATAAAAAGGCAGTCTTAGTCTAAAGATTTATAGTTATCCGGTAACACAGCTCAAGATGTGTTCCAAACTCACCCTGCTTCTGGGCTTAGTAGCCTTAGTAGCAGCTGCTTCTGCCGTCGATGATCCAACATCACCAACATCTCCGACTTCTCCAACTTCTCCGACGTCTCCAACTTCGCCAACTGATTCAGCTTCACCGACTTCTCCTACTTCTCCAACAACACCAACTTCTCCGAGTACTCCAACTTCTCCCACTTCTCCAAGCACACCAGATGCTGCTACTACTGCCACCACTGCAGCCTCGACTTCGACCACGACTACCACAGCAAAGACTCGCAAGTTGCGCAGGCGCCGAAGGTTCCGCATCCGCAGGTTCAGGAGGGGCAATGGTGGCCGCAGATTCGGTAGACGCCGATTCCGTGAAAGAAATTTTGGAGGACGCAGATTCCGTGAACGCAATTTCGAAGGACGCAGATTCCGTGAAGGCAATTTCGAGGGACGCAGATTTCGGGATGGCGAATTCCGTGAGCGCAGATTTGAAAGCATCATCTAAGCCCTATCCAtcgttttattaataaaataatatcgaaatatcaagttaatttttaattttctggcTTTGCTTAGAAGGACATCAAATGAATATCCATGGGTGGAATAATACCGTAAAATGATTAGGTCAATCGACATCCTCGAGTAATACTGTACGATATTGCGTTGTCATCGTGGCATCGAAATATAGGAAATTTATATTACAAAAGTTATAAagactgcatgtttttttgtttgtcatCGCCATACAGATGTAAgaaattatacaatttttctgattgcaatattataaaaataatataatagctTGAATCTTTAAAATCTAACTTTTGACGAACATTAAAATAGGtcaattaacaaaattaattatagaaatatataaGGGA
It contains:
- the LOC108054755 gene encoding uncharacterized protein gives rise to the protein MCSKLTLLLGLVALVAAASAVDDPTSPTSPTSPTSPTSPTSPTDSASPTSPTSPTTPTSPSTPTSPTSPSTPDAATTATTAASTSTTTTTAKTRKLRRRRRFRIRRFRRGNGGRRFGRRRFRERNFGGRRFRERNFEGRRFREGNFEGRRFRDGEFRERRFESII